A part of Astatotilapia calliptera chromosome 15, fAstCal1.2, whole genome shotgun sequence genomic DNA contains:
- the mgab gene encoding MAX gene-associated protein isoform X1, which yields MSALDSELPLMEENQAVEGEKGTMLNAPFSAPPASIASSAPPFPTLTRPNFTSDTVNESKAVSMASNDSSAAVSSPAEASPAKSAVTSASTLEGTVEKSPEALHITSASDSLTCTETSIVNMPESTSWSSALPATTFGNTDMEKDFPAVLTFKGVSVVLENNNVWKQFYKCGTEMILTKQGRRMFPYCRYRLTGLDPNQQYSLVLSIVPSGQYRYRWSASRWEVTGRAEHQNQGLIRAFSHHYSPCRGSDWMNSLVSFYKLKLTNNSQDQDGHIILHSMHRYIPRLHIIPVPDGGMPTADKPVVMGHESMTFTFPQTEFMAVTTYQNFRITQLKINHNPFAKGFREDGNNPRLNRIAREAQAIVKTEYQPTVIEPAEPSENQEEVLDLSANSQNDSASLSNVQETRLVLKPIMSKPARKDEPYVPCIRGKHALGDLVLVAPKQESAATSVAPEVQQDLKVWMSPKARSVTANSLTSTPGSSPRFCKRRKKMNRRWSNSRGRECKTAAASSTVVHSPSLTGAMQPEMDDIEGLLFVSFTSKQALEVHVRNKMVSTSSSASPASLTTPAPPTQTSDQLNVNPETDEAKMARFETALLNELRVHKHRQVIHPVLQEVGLKLSSLDLTMSIDLQYLGVSLPLPPPEHSKTTTVSPGDEALPFISRTGKTSDMTKIKGWKNKFVKAKETSSSNGEGLQKNLSAFCSNMLDEYLESEAQQISERAAAFSTNPEGSVSYQLPAKSSSYVKTLDSVLKHRKAPSKFPVGANRPCPLSHKPLLYSALTSPAPPLATPAAPHQAGAKFTFQAASSLRQPSDACGSSNTQNQGVSQRLSEMSFGQNQGPMSKPSGLTKFQHKLLEMETAALNQGFSRTQLTTERLSAALTVLLTKQTQPSQILKVPPSPNKVAGPECGQEFCRLGCVCSSLQHLNRGHLHCRRPECMFGCACFKRKITKQTSTGESQEHPVYSMTNMEHVVQPRQGSHANKLWKRNGSDEDPEAVFVPKIAPLHVVTPKVQRRNSVFPQPIREEDKDPVYKYLESMMTCARVREFNSKPPPQVTIEPKIFAPNAPTKPQKTTDKYYSTLPTVNKAGENASQETACSEVGARKQIQIQSVCRWQNDQRMILEALCQRMNHDQLSQRFYIGPYRIWPISKIIMRKPSGSIVTYQVQISKPSKASDCDDDDDECDSDEEMHTSKGLDENTDAEEEDGQIEEPQMWFGVTPFLSGVMPAGTLRAERKPAGYQAPGLIQVNGKSYNQARLQLGKMGSLHPANRLAAYVTGRLNASVDVPQKNSQKSDSTHKTSTPKTGTVKVASSLVSPSIAARKTTDLKTLTPSPVFLFPPCLQSKGRISLGQQSQKSSNISSVQSLSSGQHNSDSSFQSSSSSSPVSLTVSQSLKSPSFLGQSGTYSFRICPPSNQGTGGQKLPGVSLPGGFTLIQLPAPGADDAAQQSGHLKASNMANNDVLLKKDGAAGCPAADTVNAVKSSLSSKLAEPGSSPELVCDGKIASDEGDEANGKQAESNLDIASDTSSYSSDSEGEGDEDDETVDVETVEEVKQQMAIAKLKKALSKGVLQSRDSREDLGSFLELDSQDLIDCGETKTKKRRENHTVLERLRRSEQRNLFDKLQAVLRSDPRAPRLRLLSLAQKEIQSLVRTSKHLEQAKKMLTQIQSGYVETLSQLSGKSQNVIRHKLKEVCEKQKRKEKTVKWTPFFSHLLQSRAALLQASAPKSNPTPSSSVQPDVGAPSQANTATTPHNLKTMITLLQPLMRKAPTESCPKTPVSKLVPLLVSSPAQVANAAPQSQVKIEQGDHVASVQEKKSPSNLEVKQKVSGEPDQATGSHISSSQTDQQSQDPPGKASPQAPTAKEGASPVSPTANCTSTKVHTPKPLALPLIRSKTGRLILPSCLKPIGQGFYTLMVMKPRKNEEEGDASSSAKMKLFEPSDATISASDLPLDSETGHNLKSKTASSDSDSKVSGVISPQAELATLNKSMFVPSVDLKATENNIEGSTGAGMSTTLPAAHLRFNRVCSVKSEADPSLPEARRGRGRPRRNPASTAVGEKEKCSVIEETNKCVSKSEISVLLEEKQSKKITLEETKKEAEGLAGNVGKVADIPVPVKRPRGRPPKRKSAPVKRPASSPLRSSSKKLKCNPSAKATESPTTKTSRPLTRGALGKDFPSAKKRSWIDVEKELEPDLEFA from the exons ATGTCCGCCTTAGACTCTGAGCTCCCACTCATGGAGGAAAACCAGGCAGTGGAAGGTGAGAAGGGCACCATGCTCAATGCGCCCTTCTCCGCTCCTCCTGCTTCCATtgcttcttcagctcctccgTTCCCAACCTTGACAAGACCTAATTTCACTAGTGATACAGTGAATGAGAGCAAAGCTGTCTCCATGGCGAGTAATGATTCcagtgctgctgtttcttcACCTGCTGAAGCTAGCCCAGCTAAATCTGCAGTAACATCAGCTTCTACCTTAGAAGGAACTGTTGAAAAAAGCCCAGAAGCCTTGCATATAACATCCGCATCAGACTCCCTAACATGCACGGAAACGAGCATCGTCAATATGCCTGAATCAACATCATGGTCATCTGCGTTGCCCGCGACCACATTTGGCAACACGgacatggaaaaagactttcctgCGGTGCTGACCTTCAAAGGTGTCAGTGTTGTTTTGGAAAACAACAACGTGTGGAAGCAGTTCTACAAGTGTGGGACCGAGATGATTCTCACTAAGCAGGGCCGACGCATGTTCCCGTACTGCCGATACCGCTTGACTGGCCTGGATCCCAATCAGCAGTACAGTCTGGTCCTGTCCATAGTCCCATCGGGTCAGTACAGGTACCGCTGGAGTGCATCCAGATGGGAAGTCACCGGGCGAGCAGAACATCAAAACCAAGGTCTGATCCGGGCATTTTCACACCATTACTCACCCTGTCGCGGCTCAGATTGGATGAACAGCTTGGTGTCCTTCTACAAGCTCAAACTGACCAATAACTCCCAAGACCAGGATGGTCATATAATCTTACACTCCATGCATCGCTACATTCCTAGGCTTCACATAATACCTGTTCCAGATGGAGGCATGCCCACAGCTGACAAGCCTGTAGTTATGGGACATGAAAGCATGACTTTTACTTTTCCACAAACTGAATTTATGGCTGTGACGACGTATCAGAACTTTCGGATTACCCAGCTGAAAATTAATCACAACCCGTTTGCAAAGGGATTTAGGGAGGACGGGAACAACCCCCGTCTGAACAGAATCGCTAGAGAGGCTCAAGCTATTGTGAAGACGGAATACCAGCCCACAGTGATCGAACCTGCCGAACCCAGTGAAAACCAGGAGGAGGTACTGGATCTGAG TGCAAACAGTCAAAATGACTCTGCTTCTCTATCAAATGTGCAAGAGACCCGATTGGTACTGAAGCCCATAATGTCTAAACCTGCTAGAAAAGATGAACCATATGTCCCCTGCATAAGAGGCAAACATGCTCTTGGTGATCTTGTGCTTGTTGCACCCAAGCAAGAAAGCGCTGCCACCAGTGTAGCCCCTGAGGTGCAGCAGGACTTAAAAGTATGGATGTCGCCTAAAGCAAGATCTGTGACTGCTAATTCCTTAACGTCTACCCCTGGATCATCACCTCGATTCtgtaagaggaggaagaagatgaaCAGACGTTGGTCAAATTCCCGGGGAAGAGAGTGTAAAACTGCAGCAGCCTCCTCCACAGTCGTCCACAGCCCATCACTGACAGGCGCTATGCAACCGGAGATGGATGATATAGAAGGCCTGCTGTTTGTGTCGTTCACCTCAAAG CAAGCTCTTGAGGTTCATGTCAGGAACAAGATGGTCAGTACCTCATCGTCAGCATCTCCGGCTTCCCTAACAACCCCAGCACCACCGACACAAACAAGCGACCAAC TGAACGTGAATCCAGAGACCGATGAGGCGAAGATGGCTCGTTTCGAGACTGCGCTGCTGAATGAGCTCAGAgtccacaaacacagacaagttATCCATCCCGTCTTGCAGGAGG TGGGCTTGAAGTTGAGTTCCTTAGACCTCACTATGTCCATTGACCTGCAGTATTTGGGTGTTTCCCTCCCACTACCACCTCCAGAACACAGCAAGACCACCACTGTGTCTCCTGGTG ATGAGGCACTACCCTTCATCTCCAGAACGGGAAAGACAAGTGACATGACGAAAATAAAGGGGTGGAAAAACAAGTTCGTAAAAGCCAAGGAAACATCGTCTTCCAACGGTGAAG GATTACAAAAGAACCTCTCTGCCTTCTGCAGCAACATGTTGGATGAGTACTTGGAAAGCGAAGCTCAGCAAATCAGCGAGCGCGCCGCTGCTTTCTCTACAAACCCAGAAGGCTCGGTGTCCTATCAGCTGCCCGCTAAAAGCTCCAGCTATGTAAAGACCCTGGACAGCGTTCTCAAGCATCGAAAGGCTCCTTCGAAATTCCCGGTGGGGGCCAACAGGCCTTGTCCCCTATCCCACAAACCACTGCTCTATTCTGCTCTGACGTCACCTGCTCCTCCGCTGGCCACGCCAGCAGCCCCCCATCAAGCAGGAGCTAAATTCACATTCCAGGCTGCGTCCTCGCTGAGGCAGCCGAGTGATGCTTGTGGTTCTAGTAATACCCAGAATCAGGGAGTTTCACAGAG GTTGTCAGAGATGAGCTTTGGTCAGAACCAGGGGCCGATGTCCAAACCTTCGGGGCTCACCAAGTTCCAGCACAAGCTGCTGGAAATGGAGACGGCAGCTTTGAACCAGGGCTTCAGCAGAACACAGCTGACTACAGAGAGGCTGTCAGCTGCTCTGACTGTGTTACTGACAAAACAG ACGCAGCCCAGCCAGATCTTGAAAGTGCCCCCTTCTCCAAATAAAGTtgctggacctgaatgtggtcAAGAGTTCTGCAGACTCGGCTGTGTGTGTTCCAGTCTGCAGCACCTGAACAGAGGCCATCTCCACTGCAGGCGGCCTGAATGCATGTTTGGCTGTGCCTGCTTCAAACGCAAGATCACTAAGCAGACGTCCACAGGGGAGAGCCAAGAACATCCTGTTTACT CGATGACTAATATGGAACATGTGGTCCAGCCTCGCCAAGGCTCACATGCTAATAAACTGTGGAAGCGTAATGGCAGTGATGAGGATCCAGAAGCAGTTTTTGTTCCAAAAATTGCACCCCTCCATGTGGTTACACCAAAGGTCCAAAGACGCAACAGTGTATTTCCACAACCG ATACGTGAAGAAGACAAGGATCCAGTGTATAAATATTTGGAGAGCATGATGACATGTGCTCGTGTAAGAGAGTTCAATAGCAAGCCGCCTCCTCAAGTCACCATAGAGCCTAAGATCTTTGCACCAAACGCCccaacaaaaccacaaaaaaccaCTGACAAGTACTACAGCACTTTACCAACTGTCAACAAAGCAG GTGAAAACGCATCTCAGGAAACTGCATGTAGTGAAGTAGGAGCAAGGAAGCAAATACAGATCCAGTCAGTGTGTCGGTGGCAGAACGACCAGAGGATGATCCTGGAGGCTTTATGTCAGCGGATGAATCATGATCAGCTTTCCCAGCGTTTCTACATTGGTCCTTACCGCATCTGGCCAATCAGCAAGATCATTATGCGGAAGCCCAGCGGCTCCATCGTCACCTACCAG gtGCAAATTAGCAAACCATCAAAAGCCAGTgattgtgatgatgatgatgatgaatgtgACAGTGATGAGGAAATGCATACCAGTAAAGGCCTTGATGAGAACACtgatgcagaggaggaagatggCCAAATCGAAGAGCCGCAGATGTGGTTTGGAGTGACACCCTTTCTGAGTGGAGTGATGCCTGCAGGAACGCTGAGAGCCGAGAGAAAACCTGCTGGTTACCAAGCACCTGGACTTATACAG GTAAATGGCAAATCCTACAATCAGGCCAGACTGCAGCTTGGAAAGATGGGATCTTTGCATCCAGCTAACCGCCTTGCTGCCTACGTCACAGGACGACTAAATGCTTCAGTTGATGTTCCTCAGAAAAATTCTCAGAAATCAGACTCTACACATAAAACCAGCACTCCAAAAACTGGCACCGTAAAAGTTGCAAGCTCATTAGTCAGTCCAAGTATCGCTGCAAGGAAAACTACTGATCTGAAGACACTAACGCCGTCACCAG ttttcttattcCCTCCATGCCTCCAGAGCAAGGGACGCATCTCATTGGGGCAACAGTCGCAGAAATCATCCAACATCAGCTCTGTCCAATCACTTTCCTCAGGCCAACACAACTCAGACTCTTCCTTCCAgagcagctcctcctcctcgcctGTCTCGCTCACCGTCTCACAATCACTGAAAAGCCCCAGCTTTTTAGGACAGAGTGGAACCTATTCTTTCAGGATCTGCCCTCCGTCCAACCAGGGCACCGGAGGACAGAAGCTACCTGGTGTCTCCCTGCCCGGGGGCTTTACCCTCATTCAGCTCCCAGCGCCCGGAGCTGATGATGCAGCACAACAGTCAggacatctaaaagcatcaAACATGGCGAACAATGAtgtcctgttaaaaaaagacgGTGCAGCTGGGTGTCCTGCTGCGGACACAGTGAACGCAGTCAAGAGCTCTTTAAGCAGCAAATTAGCAGAGCCCGGCTCCTCCCCTGAGCTGGTTTGTGATGGGAAGATCGCGTCAGACGAGGGCGATGAGGCCAACGGCAAGCAGGCAGAATCAAACCTAGACATCGCTTCAGACACAAGTTCCTACTCATCAGACAGTGAAGGAGAGGGAGACGAAGAT GATGAGACGGTGGATGTTGAGACTGTAGAAGAAGTGAAACAACAGATGGCCATCGCTAAACTGAAGAAAGCTCTTTCCAAGGGAGTACTGCAATCACG AGATTCCAGAGAAGATTTGGGATCATTTTTGGAACTCGACTCCCAG GATCTCATTGATTGTGGTgagacaaaaaccaaaaagagGCGCGAGAACCACACAGTGCTAGAACGGCTGAGAAGATCGGAACAGCGAAACCTCTTCGATAAACTCCAGGCTGTCCTACGGAGTGACCCAAGAGCTCCCAGGCTCCGCCTCCTGTCATTG gcCCAGAAAGAAATTCAGAGCCTGGTTAGGACCTCCAAACATCTAGAACAGGCAAAGAAGATGCTGACGCAGATACAGTCGGGCTATGTAGAGACACTCTCTCAGTTGTCTG gaAAGTCTCAAAATGTGATCAGGCACAAACTAAAGGAGGTGTgcgaaaaacagaaaaggaaagagaagaCGGTGAAGTGGACGCCTTTCTTTTCCCACCTGCTACAGTCCAGAGCCGCTTTACTACAAGCCAGTGCTCCCAAGTCTAACCCCACGCCCTCATCTTCAGTACAGCCTGACGTCGGGGCTCCTTCTCAGGCTAACACAGCCACAACtccacacaatttaaaaacgaTGATAACCCTGCTCCAGCCTCTCATGCGAAAAGCTCCAACTGAATCCTGTCCAAAGACACCTGTATCTAAACTTGTGCCTCTGCTGGTATCCTCTCCAGCTCAGGTTGCGAACGCTGCACCCCAGTCCCaggtgaaaattgagcaaggtGACCATGTGGCCTCAGTCCAAGAGAAAAAGTCTCCATCAAACTTAGAAGTCAAACAGAAAGTTTCTGGAGAGCCAGACCAGGCTACTGGTTCCCACATTTCCAGTTCCCAAACAGATCAGCAGTCTCAAGACCCGCCCGGTAAAGCTTCACCTCAGGCCCCCACAGCCAAAGAAGGAGCCTCACCTGTATCCCCAACAGCTAACTGCACCAGCACCAAGGTTCACACTCCAAAGCCTCTGGCTCTTCCTCTTATTCGCTCCAAGACTGGCAGGCTCATACTTCCCTCATGTCTGAAACCAA TTGGCCAAGGCTTCTATACACTCATGGTCATGAAACCCAGGAAGAATGAAGAGGAAGGTGATGCTAGCTCTTCAGCTAAGATGAAGCTATTTGAGCCATCAGACGCTACCATATCTGCATCAGACCTGCCTTTGGATTCGGAAACTGGGCATAACCTCAAGAGCAAAACGGCATCTTCAGATTCCGATTCGAAAGTTTCGGGTGTAATTTCCCCCCAGGCTGAGCTTGCCACCCTTAACAAATCAATGTTTGTGCCTTCAGTGGATCTTAAAGCTACAGAAAACAACATTGAGGGCAGCACAGGTGCAGGCATGAGCACAACTCTTCCAGCTGCCCACTTGAGGTTTAATCGTGTGTGTTCTGTCAAGTCCGAGGCCGATCCAAGCCTTCCAGAAGCCCGTCGAGGAAGGGGCAGGCCTCGAAGGAACCCTGCAAGTACTGCTGTGGGTGAAAAGGAAAAGTGTAGTGTGATAGAAGAGACCAATAAATGTGTCAGCAAAAGTGAAATATCTGTGCTGCTTGAagagaaacaaagtaaaaaaattacTTTGGAAGAGACCAAGAAGGAAGCTGAGGGCCTCGCAGGCAATGTCGGTAAAGTAGCAGATATTCCTGTGCCAGTCAAACGACCCAGAGGAAGGCCTCCGAAAAGAAAGTCGGCACCAGTTAAGCGTCCTGCAAGTAGTCCCCTCAGATCCAGCTCTAAGAAACTTAAATGCAATCCCTCCGCTAAGGCAACTGAAAGCCCTACCACCAAGACGTCGAGGCCTTTAACACGCGGTGCTTTAGGAAAAGACTTCCCCAGCGCAAAGAAACGGTCCTGGATAGACGTAGAAAAAGAACTGGAACCTGACCTAGAATTTGCATAG